Proteins from a single region of Verrucomicrobiota bacterium:
- a CDS encoding lipase maturation factor family protein, whose product MSLRFALLNWVKSTLLHSKHHYPITTWLFIRGLALIYLLAISSMWLQIDGLIGSDGILPAHLFFDRVWQALDLEGLWFYPSLLWISCHDSSLHLLCLMGTVLALLAFIGFAEGYIFAVLWAIYLSLTIAGQTFWGFQWDNLLLETGIVALFICHWHAKPSKVVNHPYHLGGIWLLRCLLFKLMFLSGVVKLASQDEVWWNLTALEYHFFTQPLPPFTAWYMHHAPTFLLKVSTFIMFIIELVLPFLIFAPRKWRLIPFGSFVLLMLLITVTGNYGFFNYLTALLCISLLDDSMLPRKIRQTLGTLDAKASFYTVCEPKPKIWNHTLTAFACLLFLFNLIVFANASPWRNPLASGFQDILRPLSGFRSINNYGLFANMTEKRPEIIIEGSHDGNTWKAYEFYWKPGKPDKLPAFIAPYHPRLDWQMWFAALGNLDHNPWLTNLMIRMLQNKEQAERLLKYNPFPEAPPQFIRAQLYHYEFTSPEEKIEQGDWWKRKHLGAYSPTITQQFIKR is encoded by the coding sequence ATGTCACTTCGCTTTGCGTTACTAAATTGGGTAAAATCAACCCTACTCCACTCAAAACATCATTACCCTATCACTACTTGGCTTTTCATACGAGGGCTCGCTCTCATTTATCTCTTAGCTATCTCTTCGATGTGGTTACAAATTGATGGACTCATAGGATCTGATGGCATTTTGCCCGCTCATTTATTCTTCGACCGTGTATGGCAAGCTCTTGACTTGGAGGGTCTTTGGTTCTACCCCAGCCTTCTGTGGATCTCATGCCATGATTCTTCACTTCATCTACTTTGCCTGATGGGAACCGTGCTCGCCCTTCTGGCCTTCATTGGTTTTGCTGAGGGCTATATTTTCGCAGTATTATGGGCTATTTATCTGTCCCTAACAATTGCGGGCCAAACTTTCTGGGGCTTCCAATGGGATAATCTATTGTTAGAAACAGGTATCGTTGCACTTTTTATTTGTCATTGGCATGCAAAACCCTCAAAGGTAGTCAACCATCCTTACCATCTCGGAGGTATTTGGCTGCTGCGCTGCCTACTTTTCAAGCTCATGTTTTTATCCGGTGTCGTCAAGTTGGCTAGTCAGGATGAAGTTTGGTGGAACCTTACTGCACTGGAATACCACTTCTTCACCCAGCCGCTTCCACCCTTTACCGCCTGGTATATGCATCATGCACCAACGTTTTTATTAAAAGTCTCTACCTTTATCATGTTCATCATTGAGCTAGTCCTTCCTTTTTTGATTTTTGCACCTAGAAAATGGCGGCTCATTCCCTTTGGGAGTTTTGTTCTGCTCATGCTTCTCATCACTGTTACAGGCAATTATGGCTTCTTCAATTACCTGACAGCACTGCTCTGCATAAGCCTTTTGGATGATTCTATGCTCCCTCGAAAAATAAGGCAGACCTTGGGAACCCTTGATGCAAAGGCTTCTTTCTATACCGTCTGTGAGCCTAAACCAAAGATATGGAATCATACCTTAACCGCATTTGCTTGCCTGTTATTCCTGTTTAACCTTATTGTCTTTGCCAATGCCTCTCCTTGGAGAAATCCATTAGCCTCTGGCTTTCAAGACATACTGAGACCTCTAAGCGGCTTTCGTTCTATTAATAACTATGGCTTGTTTGCCAATATGACAGAGAAGCGGCCAGAAATTATTATAGAGGGTAGCCATGATGGCAATACCTGGAAGGCTTATGAATTTTACTGGAAACCTGGTAAGCCAGATAAATTACCTGCCTTCATCGCTCCCTACCATCCTAGATTAGATTGGCAGATGTGGTTTGCTGCTCTAGGCAATTTGGATCACAACCCTTGGCTTACCAATCTAATGATTCGTATGCTACAAAATAAGGAGCAGGCAGAGAGACTTCTCAAATACAATCCTTTTCCTGAAGCGCCCCCCCAATTCATTCGAGCTCAACTCTATCATTATGAATTTACTTCTCCTGAGGAGAAAATAGAGCAGGGAGATTGGTGGAAACGTAAACATCTTGGAGCCTATTCACCTACAATCACCCAACAGTTCATAAAACGATGA
- a CDS encoding SDR family NAD(P)-dependent oxidoreductase — protein MIKKALLTGTTGGLGTEIAKILAQDGWNLVLLNRNSEQSKQQIASLNSEFASQTFDSFQVNLMDLHDIRQVSQEIADAHPQIAAIYNVAGLLTDKRIMSAQEIESHFALNTLAPYMILQAFKPQLKASASQENPAFIANFSSSAIDSVKTLNVDQLVNPEKIGGLLDAYAKTKAALNVMACFLKEELSADHIYIYAVDPGPTKTKMTSNNQGMPWFLKPLVPFLFKDPQTQAKTLLEGIQAAIQKHETGVFISNGKVKNHPAFAHDPETQNELRQLMDQLIA, from the coding sequence ATGATAAAAAAAGCATTACTAACAGGAACAACTGGTGGATTAGGAACTGAAATTGCTAAAATTTTAGCCCAGGATGGTTGGAATCTTGTTCTACTAAATAGAAATAGTGAACAGAGCAAACAACAAATAGCATCCTTAAATTCCGAATTTGCTAGTCAGACATTTGATAGTTTTCAAGTTAATTTGATGGACCTTCATGACATTCGCCAAGTATCGCAGGAAATCGCTGACGCCCATCCACAAATCGCAGCCATCTATAATGTAGCTGGCTTACTGACTGACAAACGCATCATGAGTGCTCAAGAAATTGAAAGTCATTTCGCTTTGAATACACTGGCGCCTTACATGATCCTTCAAGCTTTCAAACCACAACTCAAAGCGAGTGCAAGCCAAGAAAACCCTGCTTTTATTGCTAATTTTTCATCCAGTGCCATCGATTCTGTAAAAACGCTCAATGTCGACCAGCTGGTAAATCCAGAAAAGATTGGCGGCCTTTTGGATGCTTATGCAAAAACCAAAGCCGCACTGAATGTCATGGCTTGTTTTTTAAAAGAAGAACTTTCTGCTGATCATATCTATATTTATGCGGTTGATCCCGGGCCTACTAAAACGAAAATGACAAGCAATAATCAGGGCATGCCATGGTTCTTGAAGCCTCTTGTTCCTTTTTTGTTCAAAGACCCACAAACACAAGCAAAAACACTGCTTGAGGGTATCCAAGCTGCTATACAAAAGCATGAGACAGGTGTATTTATATCTAACGGTAAGGTCAAAAATCACCCAGCTTTTGCACATGATCCAGAAACTCAAAATGAATTGCGCCAACTTATGGATCAACTGATAGCATAA
- a CDS encoding HXXEE domain-containing protein — MKHHAPIDRLCANWVYGGFICSFLFLAPLAAYSNRLSLAEILFCLHLPAYMWHQYEEHDGDRFKRFLDKAFCENVLGQKAIFFINVFGVWVLFFVLILLCLFQSLGFGLGMVYLTLINAISHIAISLKSRSYNPGLLTSVLFFLPLTGYTLLQTFSHSEIFLNDHVFGLLFGMGIHILIVVYALYQWRKIHYYIN, encoded by the coding sequence ATGAAGCACCATGCGCCAATAGATCGATTATGCGCAAATTGGGTTTATGGAGGTTTTATTTGTTCATTTTTATTTCTGGCTCCTCTAGCCGCGTACTCAAATCGTTTATCATTAGCAGAAATATTATTCTGTCTTCATTTGCCTGCCTATATGTGGCATCAGTATGAAGAACATGATGGCGATCGCTTTAAGAGATTTTTAGATAAAGCTTTTTGCGAGAATGTTCTTGGCCAGAAAGCCATATTTTTTATCAATGTCTTCGGCGTATGGGTTCTATTCTTCGTCTTGATCTTGCTATGCCTTTTCCAATCTTTAGGATTTGGGCTTGGAATGGTTTATCTTACCCTCATTAATGCAATTTCGCATATTGCCATTTCCCTGAAATCGCGAAGTTATAATCCGGGTTTATTAACCTCTGTCCTATTTTTTCTTCCTCTTACTGGCTATACACTTCTGCAAACATTTTCTCATTCCGAGATCTTTTTAAATGACCACGTATTTGGGCTTTTATTTGGTATGGGAATACATATCTTGATTGTCGTATACGCTCTCTATCAATGGAGGAAGATACACTACTACATCAATTAG
- a CDS encoding efflux RND transporter permease subunit, giving the protein MNLAEISIKRSTTTWVLVFMAITGGIFSYNQLSQLEDPEFTIKSAKVTVAYPGASAYEVEEEVTKPLEEALQQLGQLKEVTSVSNRGLAVVTPEIKDKYGKEELPAIWDEMRRKLEDVTLPPGASEIFVNDDFGDVYGIYFAITGEDYQYNEIWEVVDRLQTQLLLVDGVKRISITGDQKEVVYIEIKRDQLANLGITKNDIYQALEAKNLVYDAGSTAIGSEWVEIVPTGSFVSEKEFGDLLISGSGDRLLYLKDIAEIKRGYQEPPGDMLFYNGKPAIGMSFSTVDGGNVVKMGRELVDRIEELKASIPVGIEINPVVLQYEAVTNSVNDFIENLVVAVLIVIVVLFIFMGIKSGLMIGFILFLTIVASMIIMNMQDVILQRISLGALVIALGMLVDNAIVVVEGMIQGINAGKAKLQAAKDVVGQNAVPLAGATLVAILAFGPIGLSDDSTGEFCNSLFVVLYISLGLSWVTAVTVTPLLCYIFLKTPEEEEKAKENPGMTARALNKIKQQIPFMSGPASKSVEETQDPYAGKIYQLYKQFLLLAIKNRWLTVAVVVGLFFLSIFSFRYVESSFFPSSSTPRFYQDLWLPSGTDIRTLRKEMAKVEAWLLQHENVKFVTTSVGSGHTRFQLTYNQEDPDDSYGQFLIEVKDYKKIDDMIREIYEWTTQNVPQALTIGKRLQLGPGDGGKIQARFSGPDSVELRRLAEETMAILAADTELDGSPAGWGIRTDWRQKVKILKPQVMEQQSRLLGITREDITNELKSSFEGYRAGIYRENDDLIDIIFRAPASERKDVNVINDLQIYSPVSDTRVPMRQVVNGFTTEFEDSKVARENKIRTITIHADRREGVPSVYFSRVRGAIESIQLKPGYTLEWGGEYENSGDAQAGIGSSMPIFIILMVLIVIMLFDALRTPLIIWSVVPLSIIGVVMGLLLLRQPMGFMAILGTLSLSGMLIKNAIVLIDQINLELSQGKEPFWAVVDSGVSRMRPVAMAALTTILGMLPLLADPFFVSMSVAIMFGLGFATVLTLIIVPTLYMIVFRIPTPEITKG; this is encoded by the coding sequence GTGAATCTAGCAGAAATTTCAATCAAGCGAAGCACAACCACATGGGTTTTGGTGTTTATGGCGATCACTGGAGGAATCTTTTCTTATAACCAACTTTCGCAGCTAGAAGATCCTGAATTTACCATCAAATCGGCAAAAGTGACGGTCGCTTATCCTGGTGCTTCGGCGTATGAAGTGGAAGAGGAAGTGACCAAACCTCTTGAAGAAGCCTTACAACAGCTAGGACAATTAAAAGAGGTAACATCTGTTAGCAACAGAGGACTTGCTGTAGTTACCCCAGAAATCAAGGATAAGTATGGCAAAGAAGAACTACCTGCTATTTGGGATGAAATGCGTCGCAAACTAGAGGATGTAACACTTCCTCCAGGAGCAAGTGAAATTTTTGTAAATGATGACTTCGGAGATGTCTATGGGATTTATTTCGCTATTACCGGCGAAGACTATCAATACAACGAAATATGGGAAGTCGTTGATCGCCTGCAAACACAATTGCTTTTGGTGGACGGAGTCAAGCGCATCTCCATTACGGGTGATCAGAAAGAGGTGGTCTATATCGAGATTAAGCGTGATCAGCTGGCTAATCTTGGAATCACTAAAAACGACATCTATCAAGCTCTTGAAGCAAAAAACTTGGTCTATGATGCAGGATCAACAGCTATTGGCTCTGAGTGGGTTGAAATTGTGCCGACTGGAAGCTTTGTCTCTGAAAAGGAATTTGGAGATCTTCTCATCAGTGGTTCTGGGGATCGCTTGCTTTATTTAAAAGACATTGCCGAGATAAAACGCGGTTATCAAGAGCCGCCGGGGGATATGTTATTCTATAATGGGAAGCCTGCCATTGGTATGTCTTTTTCTACTGTGGATGGCGGCAATGTTGTCAAAATGGGTCGAGAATTGGTTGACCGCATTGAAGAACTGAAGGCATCTATACCAGTTGGCATCGAGATAAACCCGGTTGTGTTGCAATATGAGGCAGTTACTAATTCGGTCAATGACTTCATTGAAAATCTGGTGGTTGCGGTTCTCATTGTTATCGTCGTCCTCTTTATCTTTATGGGTATTAAAAGTGGCTTGATGATAGGCTTCATTCTTTTTCTGACCATCGTGGCTTCCATGATCATTATGAATATGCAGGATGTTATTTTACAGCGAATCTCGCTAGGCGCATTGGTCATTGCCTTAGGTATGCTCGTGGACAACGCCATCGTGGTTGTCGAGGGAATGATTCAGGGAATTAACGCCGGGAAAGCCAAGTTGCAAGCTGCCAAAGATGTGGTTGGACAAAATGCTGTTCCCTTAGCAGGTGCAACGCTAGTGGCTATTTTGGCATTTGGCCCGATTGGTTTATCAGATGATTCAACCGGAGAATTTTGTAACTCCCTTTTTGTCGTTCTTTATATCTCGCTCGGCCTAAGTTGGGTAACGGCGGTAACGGTCACTCCGCTACTTTGTTATATTTTTCTTAAAACACCTGAGGAAGAGGAAAAAGCTAAAGAGAATCCTGGGATGACAGCTAGGGCTTTAAATAAGATCAAGCAACAAATTCCATTTATGTCAGGCCCTGCCTCAAAATCCGTAGAAGAGACCCAAGACCCGTATGCAGGTAAGATCTATCAGCTATATAAACAATTCTTATTATTGGCTATTAAAAATCGATGGTTGACCGTGGCAGTAGTTGTTGGATTATTCTTCCTTAGCATTTTCAGTTTTCGTTATGTGGAATCAAGCTTTTTTCCAAGTTCTTCGACACCGCGATTTTATCAAGATTTATGGCTGCCCTCTGGAACGGATATCCGTACACTGCGCAAGGAAATGGCTAAGGTAGAAGCTTGGTTGCTCCAGCACGAAAACGTCAAATTTGTGACGACTTCTGTCGGCTCAGGTCACACTCGGTTTCAGCTTACTTATAATCAGGAAGATCCGGATGACTCCTATGGGCAATTTCTTATTGAAGTAAAGGACTACAAAAAAATCGATGACATGATCCGGGAAATTTACGAGTGGACCACACAGAACGTACCGCAGGCACTCACCATTGGTAAAAGACTGCAGCTAGGACCGGGTGATGGAGGAAAAATTCAAGCACGTTTCAGTGGTCCTGATTCCGTTGAACTGCGACGCCTAGCTGAAGAAACCATGGCCATTCTGGCAGCGGACACGGAGCTTGATGGTTCACCTGCCGGTTGGGGCATTCGAACTGATTGGCGACAAAAGGTTAAAATCTTGAAGCCACAAGTGATGGAACAGCAATCACGGCTTTTGGGAATTACTAGAGAAGATATCACTAATGAGCTCAAGAGTTCCTTTGAGGGTTATCGTGCTGGTATCTATCGAGAAAACGACGATCTAATCGATATTATCTTTCGTGCCCCAGCGTCTGAGCGCAAAGATGTCAATGTCATCAATGACCTGCAAATTTATAGTCCAGTATCTGATACGAGAGTTCCTATGCGACAGGTTGTTAACGGGTTTACTACCGAATTTGAGGATTCTAAGGTAGCTCGGGAAAATAAAATTCGGACCATAACCATTCATGCAGATCGCAGGGAAGGGGTTCCAAGTGTTTATTTTAGTCGAGTTCGTGGTGCGATTGAATCTATACAGTTAAAGCCTGGCTACACATTGGAGTGGGGGGGTGAGTACGAGAATTCGGGAGACGCACAAGCCGGGATCGGATCATCTATGCCAATCTTTATCATCTTAATGGTCTTGATTGTGATCATGCTCTTTGATGCCTTGCGGACTCCCTTAATTATTTGGTCAGTCGTCCCGCTTTCCATTATTGGTGTCGTGATGGGTTTATTATTATTGCGTCAGCCTATGGGGTTCATGGCCATTCTCGGCACGTTGAGTTTATCTGGAATGTTGATAAAGAATGCTATTGTTCTGATTGATCAGATCAACTTGGAACTTTCCCAGGGCAAAGAACCTTTTTGGGCGGTTGTTGATTCTGGTGTAAGCCGCATGCGCCCAGTAGCTATGGCAGCGCTAACAACTATTCTGGGTATGTTACCACTGCTAGCAGATCCATTCTTTGTGTCAATGTCTGTGGCTATCATGTTTGGATTGGGCTTTGCTACCGTTTTAACCTTAATTATTGTCCCGACACTTTACATGATTGTATTTCGGATACCAACGCCTGAGATTACAAAAGGTTAG
- a CDS encoding efflux RND transporter periplasmic adaptor subunit: protein MKKYKINQLLSITVLVLTVGCGNSEKEEQENIRPVKMFTIENFASAGERQYPGRIEANKDVALAFELNGKLMEFPVQKGQNVAKGDLIAQIDPERYKNDYLKAQADYNQSEKDFQRNQTLYQNGAISASELDSFLRARDVAKATLKTARRDLNDTVLRAPFAGVIALKPADNFENITSQQEIVRLQDLSLLLIKVNVPEAIVGAGNEGRLTVDQLNERLDASMYLTTNDSVKYDVYLKDVETDADPATRTYEATFALETPEDANILPGMTAVVIVKPTALVKEKMADIKSVYMIPTAAIAADPEGKSYVLVVNPETMQVSKQIVQTGEIIEDKIQILDGLETGVTIVAAGVSYLREETKVRALEANSMQ, encoded by the coding sequence ATGAAAAAATACAAGATAAACCAGTTGTTAAGCATCACCGTATTGGTTCTTACGGTCGGATGTGGAAACAGTGAGAAAGAAGAGCAGGAGAATATCCGGCCTGTTAAAATGTTCACCATAGAGAACTTTGCCTCAGCTGGCGAACGTCAATACCCAGGTCGAATTGAAGCGAATAAGGACGTTGCTCTTGCTTTTGAATTAAATGGAAAGCTTATGGAATTCCCTGTTCAAAAGGGACAAAATGTTGCCAAGGGAGACCTTATCGCACAAATTGACCCGGAACGTTACAAAAATGACTATCTGAAAGCGCAAGCGGACTACAATCAGTCTGAAAAAGATTTTCAGAGGAACCAAACCCTTTACCAGAATGGTGCGATCTCTGCATCTGAGTTGGATTCCTTTCTTCGCGCGAGGGACGTCGCCAAGGCCACGTTGAAAACTGCGAGACGCGATTTGAATGATACAGTGCTCAGAGCTCCTTTTGCTGGTGTTATCGCTTTAAAACCAGCAGATAACTTTGAAAATATTACTTCACAACAAGAAATCGTAAGACTTCAGGATCTCTCGCTTCTTCTGATCAAAGTCAATGTACCAGAGGCTATCGTTGGTGCAGGAAACGAAGGGCGTCTCACAGTTGATCAGCTCAATGAGAGGTTAGACGCTTCTATGTATCTGACGACTAACGATAGTGTAAAATACGATGTCTATCTCAAAGATGTTGAGACCGATGCAGATCCTGCTACCCGTACCTATGAAGCGACCTTCGCTTTGGAAACTCCAGAAGATGCTAACATACTACCTGGCATGACTGCGGTAGTCATTGTAAAGCCTACGGCGCTCGTGAAGGAAAAAATGGCCGATATTAAGTCAGTCTACATGATTCCTACGGCAGCGATTGCGGCAGACCCCGAAGGAAAGAGCTACGTCCTCGTTGTCAATCCAGAGACCATGCAAGTTAGTAAACAAATCGTCCAAACTGGTGAGATTATTGAAGATAAAATCCAGATCTTAGATGGATTAGAAACAGGTGTCACGATTGTTGCGGCGGGAGTTTCTTACCTAAGAGAGGAAACCAAAGTCAGAGCATTAGAAGCAAATAGCATGCAATGA
- a CDS encoding TolC family protein yields the protein MSLYLKVKNLFLAYTFFLVLLSTVYSSDEDQVALTDNVIESPLDTAREDVADEGLDPALKNIMESAEGLDPALYNQPGRWPGAKTVIALVQDGPIPLAETLYPLLKEELDELLGKGNYELRNTDEFNAQWVYEQAEETLKRALNDPEIDMILALGLNVISAASDPSLALEKPVIGVDVLRSTVWGKSFMREDGRSGKRNLVFNVLPNGAVQDLLTFQKLVNFKKAYVLVGKSAAGSKELLQKAIEDVEKQVDFDIGVIIASDTVKETVDTIGAISPEAIYLSPLAHFTIEELEALYAEINKLGIPSFSMLGQVMVEKGVLAAQSSLNPQGIARRVALNIYTIKEGSAPEELSAIISIDSNLVINAVTAKKIEFYPEFSTLMTADYIYQENLFEGKELFIEEAIKLAGENNVSVQIEMATTRRNEAEKNITRSDLLPQITVNTSYNIIDRDRAASGAIPRWEHTAGATARQLLFSNQVISDYRASISSYLSQQALEMAVRLDAANDGAQDYLNLLLARALLRVELANLKLTRSNLHLAKMREMAGTAGPEEVLRWESEEANAQTDVLEAEELTKTALITLNQTLNQDQQTEWMLDDINLEDKDMYFLDNKLLEIVSNAGLLRHFRTFSVRKALELSPSLQAIDKAISGQEITLNERRQSFYLPEISAEFNFERSLDADYRTGRRPAGLDEDEWSALLVAELPLFEGWRRPSEVNRERSELERLIKVQIETVQLIELNTRNAIFAIENSFPSIRLTRISLNRSQRNLDLVRDKYVEGKVGVTDLIDAQETSLGAQRGAVQATYVFLGDLYNYQRAISWFEAQKSVADKNLFIRQLEEFLESKRTEKSTNK from the coding sequence ATGAGCTTGTATCTTAAAGTCAAAAACCTGTTCTTAGCTTACACTTTTTTTTTAGTTCTTCTTTCCACTGTTTATTCAAGTGATGAAGACCAAGTGGCTCTGACAGATAATGTCATCGAATCGCCATTAGATACTGCGCGAGAGGATGTTGCTGATGAAGGGCTTGACCCTGCGCTTAAAAATATTATGGAAAGTGCTGAAGGGCTCGATCCGGCACTCTACAATCAGCCTGGGCGATGGCCAGGAGCCAAGACAGTTATCGCCCTAGTCCAAGACGGTCCGATTCCGCTAGCGGAAACTCTATACCCTCTGTTAAAAGAGGAACTCGACGAGCTTTTGGGAAAAGGAAATTATGAACTCAGAAATACCGATGAGTTCAATGCACAGTGGGTCTATGAGCAAGCGGAAGAGACCCTGAAGCGTGCTCTCAATGACCCTGAGATTGATATGATACTTGCTTTGGGGCTAAATGTGATTTCTGCTGCCAGCGACCCTTCCTTAGCGCTTGAAAAACCAGTGATTGGAGTGGATGTTCTACGCAGCACAGTCTGGGGTAAGAGCTTCATGAGAGAAGATGGCCGGTCTGGAAAAAGAAATCTGGTATTCAATGTTTTGCCCAATGGCGCTGTTCAAGATTTGTTGACCTTCCAAAAACTCGTCAATTTTAAAAAAGCATACGTGCTTGTCGGCAAATCTGCAGCTGGATCAAAAGAACTTCTCCAAAAAGCCATAGAAGATGTTGAAAAACAGGTAGACTTTGATATTGGGGTGATCATTGCCAGTGATACGGTGAAGGAAACAGTGGACACCATTGGTGCAATATCCCCTGAAGCTATCTACCTCTCTCCACTGGCACATTTTACCATAGAGGAATTGGAGGCGCTCTATGCAGAAATCAATAAGTTAGGGATTCCTAGCTTTTCCATGCTCGGTCAAGTGATGGTGGAGAAAGGAGTTTTGGCCGCACAGTCCTCTCTCAATCCTCAGGGGATTGCTAGGCGCGTGGCACTGAATATCTACACGATAAAGGAAGGTTCTGCTCCAGAAGAACTTAGTGCTATTATCTCAATTGATAGCAATTTGGTGATCAATGCCGTAACAGCCAAGAAGATTGAGTTTTACCCAGAATTTTCAACACTAATGACGGCGGATTATATCTATCAGGAGAACCTTTTTGAGGGGAAGGAACTATTTATTGAAGAAGCCATCAAACTTGCGGGTGAGAATAATGTCAGTGTGCAAATAGAGATGGCCACGACTAGAAGGAATGAAGCAGAAAAGAACATTACGCGCAGTGATCTACTTCCCCAAATAACGGTTAATACGAGTTATAACATCATTGATCGAGATCGAGCTGCTAGCGGGGCTATTCCGCGTTGGGAGCACACGGCTGGGGCAACTGCCAGGCAGCTTCTATTCAGTAACCAAGTAATCTCGGATTACCGGGCCTCCATCAGTTCCTATCTAAGTCAGCAGGCTCTGGAGATGGCAGTTCGCCTTGATGCGGCAAATGATGGTGCACAAGATTACCTCAATCTGCTACTCGCTCGAGCTCTGCTCCGAGTCGAATTAGCTAACCTTAAGCTCACTCGGAGCAATCTGCATCTTGCCAAAATGCGAGAAATGGCCGGCACAGCTGGTCCAGAAGAAGTTTTGCGTTGGGAATCTGAGGAAGCCAATGCTCAAACAGATGTTCTTGAAGCGGAAGAGTTGACCAAAACAGCTCTTATTACGCTCAACCAAACATTGAATCAGGATCAACAGACCGAATGGATGCTCGATGATATCAACCTTGAAGACAAAGATATGTACTTCTTGGATAATAAACTCCTAGAAATTGTTTCAAATGCAGGACTCCTCAGACATTTTCGCACCTTCTCAGTGAGGAAAGCCTTGGAATTATCCCCTAGCTTACAGGCCATTGATAAGGCAATTTCAGGTCAAGAAATCACTTTGAATGAGCGACGTCAGAGCTTTTATCTACCAGAAATTTCCGCAGAATTTAATTTTGAGCGATCTCTTGATGCGGATTATCGAACAGGCCGTCGTCCCGCAGGTTTAGATGAAGATGAATGGAGCGCGTTGTTGGTGGCAGAGTTGCCATTATTTGAAGGCTGGAGGCGTCCCAGTGAAGTAAACCGTGAACGCTCCGAACTCGAGCGCTTGATCAAAGTTCAAATCGAAACCGTCCAACTCATCGAATTGAATACGCGTAATGCCATTTTCGCCATAGAAAACTCTTTTCCCAGTATCCGACTCACCCGCATTTCTTTGAATCGATCGCAGAGGAATCTTGACTTAGTTCGAGATAAATATGTAGAGGGGAAAGTTGGGGTGACCGATCTCATTGACGCTCAAGAAACATCTCTAGGTGCCCAAAGAGGAGCTGTTCAGGCAACTTATGTTTTTCTCGGTGATCTTTATAACTACCAACGGGCCATTTCGTGGTTTGAAGCTCAGAAATCAGTTGCTGATAAAAATTTGTTTATCCGTCAGCTAGAGGAATTCCTCGAATCCAAACGAACAGAGAAATCTACCAACAAATGA